A genome region from Candidatus Zixiibacteriota bacterium includes the following:
- a CDS encoding acetate--CoA ligase family protein encodes MRHELDAIFKPRSVAIIGATPKNGTIGRETLRNAFSAEFRGKIFPVNPNYEVIHSVKCYSTILDVPDAVDLGVIIVPKQGVKEVVRQCGEKGVKGLVVISAGFSEVGPEGKARELEVLEVVRDYGMRMIGPNCFGVVNADPNVNLNVTFGKTYPKHGNVGFITQSGAMGEAVMNQAAELGIGFSKIASIGNKADISSNDILTYFRDDEQTQIILLYLENFGNPLNFTRIATEVSRIKPIVAVKSGRTKLGAKAASSHTGALAGLDVGVDALFEQTGIMRVDTTEELFDVAALLSRQPIPRGNRVVVVTNAGGPGILATDTLIANGLDMPDLAADTIKELKKFISADASYSNPMDMVAGAGPNEYLKTLNVVKKDKRYDTILTIFLAPVTINEMEVAHAIHEALKDSDKTLMACLMGAGERRSGIDYLNANGIPTYIFPEAAAKALATVDGYRQWLGRPIGKPKAFKVDSERVREILNRNLGGGNTAIIGEDAMEILKAYGIQAAGYKYAFSPKEAVVAAKQLGYPVVLKINTPPILHKTEVGGVMVDIRSDAEVKKGFAELRSRVGEIKRGEKFSVVVQQMVTGSVETVIGMTTDLSFGPLIMFGLGGIYVEVMKDVAFRINPLTPQKVRRMIKSLKSYPLLTGFRGAPPVDLDTVEETLLRVSQLVRDFDCFSEIDINPFIVSAERQKCKAVDARFIVRNGASIGRS; translated from the coding sequence ATGAGACACGAACTGGACGCCATTTTCAAGCCGCGGTCGGTAGCCATAATCGGGGCGACCCCCAAGAACGGCACGATCGGGCGCGAAACTCTCCGCAATGCGTTTTCGGCGGAGTTCCGGGGTAAGATCTTTCCGGTCAATCCGAACTACGAGGTCATCCACTCGGTCAAGTGCTATTCGACCATTCTGGATGTTCCCGACGCGGTTGACCTGGGGGTCATCATTGTTCCCAAACAGGGCGTAAAAGAAGTTGTCCGCCAGTGTGGGGAGAAAGGAGTCAAAGGGCTGGTCGTTATCTCGGCCGGTTTCTCGGAGGTCGGCCCCGAGGGCAAAGCGCGCGAGCTCGAGGTGCTCGAGGTCGTGCGCGACTACGGCATGCGCATGATCGGGCCCAATTGTTTCGGCGTGGTCAACGCTGATCCCAATGTCAACCTGAATGTCACTTTCGGCAAGACGTATCCCAAGCATGGCAATGTCGGTTTTATCACTCAGTCCGGGGCGATGGGCGAGGCAGTGATGAACCAGGCTGCGGAGCTGGGGATTGGCTTCTCCAAGATCGCATCGATCGGAAACAAGGCAGATATCTCCTCGAATGACATCCTGACCTATTTCCGCGATGACGAACAGACGCAGATCATCCTGCTCTATCTCGAGAACTTCGGTAACCCGCTCAACTTCACGCGTATTGCCACCGAGGTCTCGCGTATCAAGCCGATCGTGGCGGTGAAATCCGGCCGCACCAAGCTGGGCGCCAAGGCGGCGTCGTCGCACACCGGCGCACTGGCCGGACTCGATGTCGGTGTGGATGCCCTGTTCGAGCAGACCGGTATCATGCGCGTCGACACGACCGAAGAGCTGTTCGATGTTGCCGCGCTGCTCTCGCGCCAGCCGATTCCCAGGGGGAACCGGGTGGTTGTGGTTACCAATGCCGGCGGGCCCGGAATTCTCGCCACCGATACGCTGATCGCCAACGGTCTGGATATGCCCGACCTGGCGGCGGACACGATCAAAGAACTCAAAAAGTTTATCTCGGCGGATGCGTCGTACTCCAATCCGATGGACATGGTGGCCGGCGCCGGACCGAACGAGTATCTCAAAACTCTCAACGTAGTTAAGAAAGACAAGCGTTACGATACGATATTGACCATCTTCCTCGCCCCCGTAACGATCAACGAGATGGAAGTAGCCCACGCCATACATGAGGCCCTCAAGGATTCGGACAAGACGCTCATGGCTTGCCTCATGGGGGCGGGAGAACGCCGCTCGGGTATCGACTACCTCAACGCCAACGGTATCCCGACTTACATCTTCCCTGAAGCAGCCGCCAAGGCGCTGGCGACGGTCGACGGTTACCGTCAGTGGCTGGGTCGCCCGATCGGCAAACCGAAGGCGTTTAAGGTCGACAGTGAGCGGGTGCGGGAGATCCTCAATCGAAATCTCGGGGGCGGTAACACCGCGATCATCGGCGAGGACGCCATGGAGATTCTCAAAGCCTACGGCATTCAGGCGGCCGGGTACAAATATGCCTTCAGCCCGAAAGAAGCTGTGGTGGCAGCCAAACAACTCGGCTACCCGGTAGTGCTGAAGATCAACACTCCGCCAATCCTGCATAAGACCGAAGTCGGCGGCGTAATGGTGGACATTCGTTCCGATGCCGAAGTCAAAAAAGGTTTCGCCGAACTTCGTTCTCGCGTGGGCGAAATCAAGCGGGGCGAAAAGTTTTCCGTGGTCGTGCAACAAATGGTCACCGGTTCGGTCGAGACCGTGATCGGCATGACTACCGATCTGTCGTTCGGACCGCTGATCATGTTCGGCCTGGGCGGCATCTATGTCGAGGTCATGAAGGATGTCGCGTTCAGAATTAACCCGCTTACGCCCCAAAAAGTGCGCCGGATGATCAAATCGCTCAAGTCATATCCGCTGCTGACCGGTTTTCGGGGCGCGCCGCCAGTCGATCTTGACACAGTCGAGGAAACCCTGCTTCGCGTCTCACAACTAGTCCGGGATTTCGATTGTTTTTCTGAGATCGATATAAACCCGTTTATTGTGTCGGCCGAGCGACAGAAGTGCAAGGCGGTAGACGCCCGCTTTATCGTGCGCAATGGCGCTTCGATCGGACGGAGCTGA
- the lpxD gene encoding UDP-3-O-(3-hydroxymyristoyl)glucosamine N-acyltransferase codes for MRRSKNSPSFTLSDLAARIGGTVEGDGRVVIRSAAPIESAGPDQISFVANEKYNKFIESTQAGALILAPAAACSRVPVIRHPKPYYAFALAVDLLYPDEPQSESGIDRSAIVHSEARVDSTARLGPLCHIGRGTVVGRNCRLLSSVFVGDEVSIGDDCLFYPGVTIMDSCRIGSRVILHPGVVIGSDGFGFAESDQGLKKIKQVGWVEIDDDVEIGANTTVDRGAIGPTRIGAGTKIDNLVQIAHNVEIGKHCIIVAQTGISGSTKLGNGVILAGQVGIVGHIEIGDGVRVGAKSGIPNSIPPGKTVFGYPAREIMETKRIEAALIRLPDLLKRVRKIEKKLGDDSAD; via the coding sequence TTGAGAAGATCGAAGAATAGCCCCAGCTTCACTCTATCGGATTTGGCGGCCAGGATCGGCGGCACGGTCGAGGGTGACGGCCGGGTGGTTATTCGCTCGGCGGCTCCTATCGAGAGCGCGGGCCCGGATCAGATCAGCTTTGTCGCCAACGAAAAATACAACAAGTTCATTGAATCCACCCAGGCCGGTGCGCTGATCCTCGCACCGGCTGCTGCGTGTAGCAGGGTGCCGGTGATAAGGCACCCAAAGCCGTACTATGCGTTCGCGTTAGCAGTTGATCTCCTCTACCCGGATGAGCCGCAGAGCGAGTCCGGCATAGACCGCTCCGCAATTGTCCACTCTGAGGCGAGGGTGGATTCTACGGCGCGACTTGGACCGCTCTGCCATATCGGTCGGGGAACGGTAGTGGGGCGAAACTGCCGACTGCTCTCATCGGTGTTTGTAGGCGATGAAGTCTCGATCGGCGACGATTGCCTTTTCTACCCCGGCGTGACAATCATGGACAGTTGCCGGATCGGCAGCCGAGTCATACTCCATCCGGGGGTAGTTATCGGCTCCGATGGATTCGGCTTCGCGGAATCAGACCAGGGGCTGAAGAAGATCAAACAGGTCGGATGGGTAGAGATCGATGATGATGTCGAGATCGGCGCGAACACCACGGTGGACCGCGGCGCGATCGGGCCGACTCGCATCGGCGCCGGCACCAAGATCGATAATCTCGTTCAGATCGCCCACAATGTCGAGATCGGAAAGCACTGTATTATAGTAGCGCAGACGGGCATCTCCGGATCCACGAAGCTGGGCAACGGGGTCATCCTGGCCGGCCAGGTAGGGATCGTGGGGCATATCGAGATCGGCGATGGCGTCCGGGTGGGGGCCAAATCCGGGATACCGAATTCTATTCCCCCGGGCAAGACCGTGTTCGGTTACCCGGCCCGGGAGATCATGGAGACCAAAAGAATCGAGGCAGCCCTGATCAGGCTGCCTGATCTGCTTAAGCGGGTGCGGAAGATCGAGAAGAAGCTGGGCGACGACTCAGCAGACTAA
- the gltX gene encoding glutamate--tRNA ligase, whose product MSDQPVRVRIAPSPTGYLHVGTARSALFNYLFARHTGGKFLVRIEDTDKERSKPEYLEPILDGLRWLRLNWDEAIVYQSQRSDLYAEYLKRSLDTGEVYYCFCSPQDLQTERDKAMAEKRDPKYNRKCLGLTKAEVERRLRAGERPAVRVRIPDGSVEYDDLIAGHLSRSSDDIEDFVIARSDGSVTYNFAVVVDDHEMGISHVIRGNDHITNTFKQVVLYRALKLPEPKFCHVPLILRPDKRKVSKRLGDKDVGEYRTLGILPEAMVNYLSLLGWSPKTDNEIYSITELAGLFELENLNASNAVFDEEKLFAFNRAHIQRKSDHELAVIVAPLLIESGLTTRYWLETRWEYLRQVISLLKPRVQFLPDFVTLGGYFFSFTGEYEPEAEAKNFNSESANLLEALAERFESLPVFTHESTEQALNQLAEEQGVGKAKIIHPARLAVSGMSRGPGLYEMLAALGQPIVVERLRRAVDHMRGRG is encoded by the coding sequence ATGAGCGACCAACCGGTCAGGGTGCGCATTGCCCCGTCGCCGACCGGCTATCTTCACGTAGGCACTGCGCGGTCGGCTCTGTTCAATTATCTCTTCGCGCGCCACACCGGCGGGAAGTTTCTGGTCCGTATCGAGGATACCGACAAGGAACGCTCCAAACCGGAATACCTGGAGCCGATTCTCGACGGCCTCCGATGGCTGCGGCTCAACTGGGATGAGGCGATTGTGTATCAATCCCAGCGCTCCGACTTGTATGCCGAGTATCTCAAACGCAGCCTGGACACCGGCGAGGTTTACTACTGTTTCTGCTCGCCGCAAGATCTTCAGACCGAGCGGGACAAGGCGATGGCTGAAAAGCGGGACCCCAAGTACAACCGAAAGTGCCTTGGCCTGACCAAGGCCGAAGTCGAGCGCCGTCTCCGCGCGGGGGAGAGACCGGCCGTGCGTGTTCGCATTCCTGACGGCTCGGTCGAATACGACGATCTGATCGCCGGGCACCTGAGCCGCAGCAGCGACGATATCGAGGATTTCGTTATCGCCCGTTCCGACGGCAGCGTAACTTACAACTTCGCCGTCGTAGTTGATGACCACGAGATGGGCATCAGCCATGTCATCCGAGGAAATGATCATATCACCAACACTTTCAAGCAGGTGGTTCTCTATCGCGCCCTGAAACTGCCTGAGCCGAAATTCTGCCACGTGCCGCTGATACTCCGCCCCGACAAACGCAAGGTCTCGAAGAGGCTCGGAGACAAGGACGTGGGCGAGTATCGCACGCTCGGCATTCTGCCGGAGGCGATGGTCAATTACCTCTCGCTGCTCGGCTGGTCACCAAAAACCGACAACGAAATCTACTCGATAACCGAATTAGCAGGTTTATTCGAATTGGAGAACCTGAACGCCTCCAATGCGGTCTTTGACGAGGAGAAGCTATTTGCCTTCAACCGGGCGCATATCCAGAGAAAGAGCGATCATGAGCTGGCGGTGATTGTTGCGCCGCTGCTTATAGAATCCGGACTCACCACCAGGTACTGGTTGGAGACGCGCTGGGAGTATCTGCGGCAAGTAATCAGCCTGCTCAAACCGAGGGTTCAATTCCTCCCGGATTTTGTCACGCTGGGGGGGTACTTCTTCAGTTTCACCGGCGAATACGAACCGGAGGCGGAGGCGAAAAATTTCAATTCGGAGAGCGCTAATCTGCTGGAGGCTCTCGCTGAGCGATTCGAATCATTGCCCGTTTTCACCCACGAGTCGACCGAGCAGGCGCTGAATCAGCTGGCCGAGGAGCAAGGTGTAGGGAAAGCGAAGATCATCCATCCGGCCCGACTGGCGGTATCAGGAATGTCGCGCGGGCCCGGGCTGTATGAGATGCTGGCAGCCCTGGGGCAGCCCATTGTTGTCGAAAGGCTGCGCAGAGCCGTAGATCATATGCGCGGCCGGGGCTAG
- the lgt gene encoding prolipoprotein diacylglyceryl transferase — MYPELFHIGPVPVRAFGLMLALSFLAGVYYIQRVALRDRKPFDTYLMFAYIMIFGGILGARLSYAALHWSDFANNLLDIFNPFQSGQFGIAGLNLYGGILFGMAGSIIYARLKYVPVLDVFDYFAPTIGLGIGISRIGCFLNGCCFGTPTHLPWGVEFPPDSIPYMIFGSQHLHPSQIYSSLYGLGLFVALHHLVKHRRFTGQVTAIFLMVEAVFRYAIEYVRYYESEMHFSLWGMHPTWNQVVSWSLFLGGLAVYVVSVRKHNSAGNS, encoded by the coding sequence ATGTACCCTGAGCTGTTTCATATCGGCCCGGTGCCGGTTCGAGCCTTTGGTCTGATGCTGGCGCTTTCGTTCCTCGCAGGCGTGTACTACATCCAGCGAGTGGCTCTGAGGGATCGCAAGCCGTTCGATACCTACCTGATGTTCGCGTACATCATGATTTTCGGCGGAATTCTCGGTGCGCGGCTTTCGTATGCGGCCCTCCACTGGTCCGATTTCGCCAACAACCTGTTGGACATCTTCAATCCGTTTCAGTCCGGCCAGTTCGGAATTGCCGGGCTGAATCTCTACGGCGGCATTCTGTTCGGCATGGCCGGGTCAATCATCTATGCCCGCTTGAAGTACGTGCCGGTACTCGACGTATTCGACTATTTCGCGCCGACCATCGGACTCGGAATCGGTATCAGCCGTATCGGTTGCTTTCTCAACGGCTGCTGTTTCGGCACACCCACCCATCTTCCCTGGGGAGTGGAGTTTCCGCCCGACTCGATTCCCTACATGATTTTCGGCTCACAGCATCTGCATCCGTCGCAAATCTACTCGTCGCTCTACGGACTGGGCCTGTTCGTGGCATTGCACCACCTGGTAAAACACCGACGCTTTACAGGACAGGTGACCGCGATCTTCCTGATGGTCGAAGCGGTGTTCCGCTATGCCATCGAATACGTTCGATACTATGAAAGCGAGATGCATTTCTCATTGTGGGGGATGCATCCGACATGGAACCAGGTTGTTTCCTGGTCACTGTTCTTGGGCGGACTGGCCGTCTATGTAGTGAGTGTGCGAAAGCACAACTCGGCGGGGAATTCGTAG
- a CDS encoding HAMP domain-containing protein: protein MSTSLVSAQNVLDKSRLYRKAAFIGLTAVLASAAIISYYNENVATLWSATDRVGFELAIMTLMPYMISAVIGVIAAIGVTTILPTARVAAPAEQIVHKLREISDGDLTARVRLSGSDPLKEVGTAFNTAATNLSDRIAHWKVVNRQQWGVLCRIRQAIEEGDRESALRHVSEMEQNWDRIAEIEQQLVC, encoded by the coding sequence ATGTCTACTTCGCTGGTCTCGGCCCAGAACGTATTGGACAAGTCGCGCCTGTATCGCAAGGCGGCGTTTATCGGACTGACTGCCGTGCTGGCGTCGGCTGCCATAATCAGCTACTACAATGAAAACGTCGCCACACTTTGGTCGGCGACCGATAGAGTCGGCTTTGAATTGGCTATAATGACCCTGATGCCATACATGATCTCGGCCGTCATCGGCGTGATAGCCGCGATCGGCGTGACGACCATACTGCCCACTGCCCGTGTAGCCGCTCCGGCGGAGCAGATAGTGCACAAGCTGAGGGAGATCTCCGACGGTGATCTCACCGCGCGCGTCCGGCTCAGCGGTAGCGACCCGCTCAAGGAAGTTGGAACTGCGTTCAACACCGCAGCGACCAATCTCTCCGACCGGATCGCCCATTGGAAAGTGGTCAACCGTCAGCAGTGGGGTGTGCTCTGTCGCATTCGCCAGGCGATCGAGGAAGGTGACCGCGAAAGCGCCCTCCGGCATGTTTCCGAAATGGAGCAGAACTGGGATCGAATAGCTGAGATCGAACAGCAATTAGTCTGCTGA
- a CDS encoding phosphatase PAP2 family protein, whose translation MPNRIRAGFARFRPVDWIVLNYCLLMALVIVVLGRPLARYADELAFYLSTAALTVLIVRFVDETQGNRRRFVRLLYPAMLFTLFYRVTGGQMELVFDRLFDAHIVALESSLFGLEPTLYIDQKLLNVWVTEVLSFCYFTYYLIVPGFLVPAFVRGDSKIIREYLAAASLTFFVSYLIFWLYPVEGPRWHLAGQYVNPVDGPLFRQLVTYVIDNAAVRGGAMPSSHTGVALVTLMFCYRYYRKAAWWLLPIVIGLALGTVWGRFHYVSDVVVGAVIGAAAVWLVRAGLNRAALGDALTEHVQLVRTENVP comes from the coding sequence ATGCCTAACCGCATCCGTGCCGGTTTTGCTCGGTTCCGGCCGGTCGACTGGATCGTGCTGAACTATTGTCTGCTAATGGCGCTGGTCATAGTCGTGCTCGGACGGCCGCTGGCGCGATACGCCGACGAACTCGCTTTCTATCTCAGCACCGCGGCCCTGACGGTACTTATTGTCCGTTTTGTCGACGAGACCCAGGGGAACCGGCGCAGGTTCGTCCGGCTGCTTTATCCGGCGATGCTGTTCACGCTGTTCTATCGCGTGACCGGCGGGCAGATGGAGCTCGTATTTGATCGCCTCTTCGACGCCCACATTGTCGCCCTTGAAAGTTCGCTTTTCGGCCTCGAGCCGACCCTCTACATCGATCAGAAGCTGCTCAACGTGTGGGTCACCGAGGTTCTCTCTTTCTGCTATTTCACCTACTACCTGATCGTTCCGGGTTTTCTGGTTCCAGCGTTCGTACGAGGAGACAGCAAGATCATCCGTGAGTATCTGGCGGCGGCGAGTCTGACGTTTTTTGTTTCATATCTGATCTTCTGGCTGTATCCGGTGGAGGGGCCGCGATGGCACCTCGCCGGGCAATACGTGAACCCGGTCGACGGCCCCTTGTTCCGGCAGCTGGTGACATATGTAATTGACAATGCGGCGGTTCGCGGCGGCGCGATGCCGTCATCGCACACCGGGGTCGCCCTGGTGACGCTGATGTTCTGTTACCGATACTATCGTAAGGCCGCCTGGTGGCTGCTGCCGATCGTAATCGGCCTTGCGCTCGGCACTGTCTGGGGACGGTTCCACTATGTCAGCGATGTAGTAGTCGGAGCAGTCATCGGCGCGGCAGCAGTTTGGCTGGTGCGGGCCGGGCTGAATCGGGCAGCGTTAGGCGACGCCCTGACCGAGCATGTACAACTTGTGAGGACAGAGAATGTACCCTGA
- the rsmI gene encoding 16S rRNA (cytidine(1402)-2'-O)-methyltransferase, with protein sequence MADSPGTVYLVPTPIGNMGDITTRAIEVLNLVDMIACEDTRNSGNLLKKLGISKRLISYHEFNERERAHRLAEAVRTGQSIAVISDGGSPGISDPAYRVVRAAIDNGLPVVALPGPCAIIPALTASGLPTDRFFFEGFLSNKSAARRKRLGQLADLPHTLVFYESPHRVQKTLADMQEVLGDRPASLAREISKKFEEYIRGPLSKITARVSGKSIKGEIVLVVAGTERHKSGDENA encoded by the coding sequence ATGGCAGACTCCCCCGGCACGGTCTACCTGGTACCGACACCGATCGGCAACATGGGTGATATCACGACCCGGGCGATAGAGGTGCTCAATCTCGTTGACATGATCGCCTGCGAGGACACCCGCAACAGCGGCAACCTGCTCAAGAAGTTGGGGATCTCCAAGAGGCTTATCAGCTATCATGAGTTCAACGAGCGGGAGCGGGCGCATCGTCTGGCCGAGGCCGTTAGAACGGGGCAGAGCATAGCGGTGATTTCCGACGGCGGCTCGCCCGGCATATCCGACCCGGCCTACCGGGTGGTGCGAGCGGCGATCGATAACGGCCTGCCGGTCGTGGCTCTGCCCGGCCCATGCGCGATCATTCCGGCTTTGACAGCGTCAGGCCTGCCGACCGACCGGTTCTTCTTTGAGGGTTTTCTGTCGAACAAAAGCGCCGCCCGCAGAAAGCGCCTGGGGCAATTGGCCGATTTGCCGCACACGCTGGTTTTCTACGAGTCCCCTCATCGAGTGCAAAAGACTCTGGCGGATATGCAGGAAGTTCTCGGCGACCGCCCGGCCTCCCTGGCGCGGGAGATCTCGAAGAAATTCGAAGAGTATATTCGCGGCCCGCTGAGTAAGATCACCGCGCGCGTCTCCGGAAAGTCGATCAAGGGCGAAATTGTCCTTGTCGTGGCGGGGACAGAAAGACACAAGAGCGGGGACGAGAATGCCTAA
- a CDS encoding NAD+ synthase translates to MSNTFDPQKAITLIQSFLADKLAASGLDGYVVGVSGGLDSALSASLAVGAVGPGRVLGVIMPYRLSSPSSKNDALKLVGQLGIEHREVDITPMIDAYFAEIDASVKIRAGNKMARERMAVLFDIAHATNRLVLGTGNRTEICLGYTTLYGDSACSLNPVGELYKTEARILARRLNIPDSIIAKIPTADLWEGQTDEGEIGVPYVQIDAILRRIVDDGETSLAVLTKEGFKRDQIERIVSLLNRNAFKRALPPVASLGRRPVPDRIKLS, encoded by the coding sequence ATGAGTAATACATTCGACCCACAAAAAGCAATCACATTAATCCAGTCTTTTCTGGCCGACAAGTTGGCTGCCAGCGGGTTGGACGGGTACGTGGTCGGGGTGTCAGGCGGGCTGGATTCGGCGCTGAGCGCCAGCCTGGCGGTCGGAGCGGTAGGCCCGGGGAGGGTGCTGGGCGTGATCATGCCGTATCGCCTGTCGTCCCCTTCTTCAAAAAACGACGCGCTCAAGTTGGTGGGACAATTGGGCATAGAACATCGGGAAGTCGACATCACGCCAATGATCGACGCTTACTTTGCGGAGATCGACGCCTCTGTGAAGATTCGCGCCGGAAACAAAATGGCCCGAGAACGAATGGCGGTTCTCTTTGATATCGCCCACGCCACCAACCGGCTGGTGCTGGGCACCGGCAACCGGACCGAGATTTGTCTCGGCTACACCACGCTTTATGGCGACTCCGCCTGTTCGCTCAACCCCGTCGGGGAACTGTACAAGACCGAAGCCCGAATACTGGCTCGCCGATTGAACATCCCCGACTCGATCATTGCCAAGATTCCCACCGCCGACCTGTGGGAGGGACAAACCGATGAGGGCGAGATCGGCGTACCGTATGTGCAGATCGACGCGATCCTGCGACGCATAGTCGACGACGGCGAAACTTCACTGGCGGTTCTGACAAAGGAGGGTTTTAAGCGGGATCAGATCGAGCGAATTGTCTCCCTGCTGAACCGTAATGCCTTCAAACGCGCCCTGCCGCCGGTGGCATCGCTGGGACGCAGGCCGGTCCCCGACCGGATAAAACTGAGCTGA
- the nadA gene encoding quinolinate synthase NadA, which yields MYFSLPKEYREAATDELKDRIRASRARLGRRLCVLVHHYQRMEVVQFGDFVGDSYDLSKTAAAQKKAGIIVFCGVHFMAESADILTGSHQNVYLANPLAGCPMADMAEMADVLEAWEYLKPFGGAERIMPVSYMNTTAGLKAFTGRNGGTICTSSNAAAALQYAFERREKAFFFPDENLGMNTGRRMGLKSEEMIIWDFSRESGGLTEEQIDRAKLILWKGHCHVHTNFTPAHVANMRSTYPNVQIIVHPECVPEVVDLADGVGSTKYLVKYCEAAPSGSVIAIGTEVNLIHRMSELYPDKTIMQLSGDICPVCANMYRTTLNDLAYCLDHHDDIKPVVVTDPDRSDALLALERMLEIGR from the coding sequence GTGTATTTTTCGTTGCCCAAAGAGTATCGCGAAGCTGCGACTGACGAACTAAAGGACCGCATCCGGGCCTCGCGCGCGAGGTTAGGCCGCAGGCTGTGTGTGCTCGTGCACCATTACCAGCGGATGGAGGTCGTACAGTTCGGCGACTTCGTGGGCGACAGCTACGACCTCTCCAAGACGGCCGCAGCCCAGAAAAAGGCGGGGATCATCGTATTCTGCGGCGTGCATTTTATGGCCGAATCGGCCGACATCCTGACCGGTTCGCACCAAAACGTCTACCTCGCCAACCCGCTGGCGGGCTGTCCGATGGCCGATATGGCTGAGATGGCCGATGTGCTCGAAGCATGGGAGTATCTTAAGCCGTTCGGCGGCGCGGAACGAATCATGCCGGTGTCGTACATGAACACCACTGCCGGCCTCAAGGCTTTTACCGGCCGTAACGGCGGCACAATATGTACGTCGTCCAACGCGGCGGCCGCACTGCAGTACGCCTTCGAGCGGCGTGAGAAAGCGTTTTTCTTCCCCGATGAGAATCTCGGCATGAACACCGGCCGCAGGATGGGGCTCAAGTCGGAGGAGATGATCATCTGGGATTTCTCGCGTGAGTCCGGCGGCCTGACCGAGGAGCAAATCGACCGGGCCAAACTGATCCTCTGGAAGGGGCACTGCCATGTACATACCAACTTCACGCCTGCCCATGTGGCTAACATGCGCTCAACGTATCCCAATGTGCAGATTATCGTGCATCCCGAGTGTGTCCCGGAAGTTGTCGATCTTGCCGACGGTGTCGGTTCGACCAAGTACCTGGTCAAGTATTGCGAGGCGGCTCCTTCGGGGTCGGTGATTGCTATAGGCACCGAGGTTAACCTGATCCACCGGATGTCGGAGCTCTATCCAGATAAGACCATCATGCAGCTTTCCGGCGACATCTGCCCGGTCTGCGCCAATATGTACCGGACAACGCTGAACGACCTGGCCTACTGCCTCGATCACCACGATGATATAAAACCGGTGGTAGTCACCGATCCTGACCGGAGCGACGCGCTGCTCGCTCTCGAGCGGATGCTTGAAATTGGGCGGTAG
- the ssb gene encoding single-stranded DNA-binding protein, translating into MSVNKAILIGNLGRDPELKYTPGGQAVANFSLATTDRWTGQDGQKNERTVWHNIVAWGKQAELAKEYLHKGRQVYIEGRIDNRSYDKKDGSGKGYISEIVVQNIQFLGSRSDANAAPPPADAPSGPPPEAAAGDDDDLPF; encoded by the coding sequence ATGAGTGTGAACAAAGCGATCTTAATCGGAAATCTTGGTCGTGACCCTGAGTTGAAGTACACGCCCGGAGGTCAGGCAGTGGCGAATTTCTCCCTGGCAACCACCGACCGCTGGACGGGTCAGGACGGACAGAAAAACGAGCGAACGGTCTGGCACAACATTGTCGCCTGGGGAAAGCAGGCCGAGCTGGCCAAAGAGTACCTGCATAAGGGAAGACAGGTGTACATCGAGGGCCGGATTGACAATCGGAGTTATGACAAAAAGGATGGCTCCGGGAAGGGATACATCTCGGAGATAGTCGTCCAGAACATTCAGTTTCTCGGATCGAGGAGCGATGCCAACGCCGCTCCGCCGCCGGCCGACGCTCCCTCGGGTCCGCCGCCGGAGGCTGCTGCCGGCGACGATGACGATCTTCCGTTCTGA
- a CDS encoding redoxin domain-containing protein: MSAESREVPRVGDPAPDFTLRTHNEGDLNLAWYQGRKNVILAFYPGDWTSVCSTQIPGFRPLMDFLEDHECQLLGISVDSIASHLAWARSLGGLPFPLMSDYYPHGAVAQKYGVLAEKGYAERAVFLIDKQGIIRYFEQVPPANIPDNGKLQAAIEALTTG; the protein is encoded by the coding sequence ATGAGTGCAGAGAGCAGAGAGGTTCCCAGAGTCGGCGACCCCGCGCCCGATTTCACACTCCGGACACACAACGAGGGCGATCTCAATCTCGCCTGGTATCAGGGCCGAAAGAACGTAATCCTGGCGTTCTACCCAGGCGACTGGACATCGGTCTGTTCGACTCAGATCCCCGGCTTCCGCCCCCTCATGGATTTTCTCGAAGATCATGAATGCCAATTGCTTGGCATCTCGGTCGATTCCATTGCCTCCCATCTTGCCTGGGCCAGATCGCTGGGCGGACTGCCGTTTCCGCTCATGTCCGATTACTATCCGCACGGGGCGGTCGCACAGAAATACGGCGTCCTGGCCGAGAAGGGGTACGCCGAGCGGGCTGTATTCCTGATCGACAAGCAGGGTATCATCCGGTATTTCGAGCAGGTGCCGCCGGCCAACATTCCCGATAACGGCAAGCTGCAAGCAGCGATCGAAGCCCTGACAACCGGCTAG